The following DNA comes from Anastrepha obliqua isolate idAnaObli1 chromosome 1, idAnaObli1_1.0, whole genome shotgun sequence.
tttaagtttttaagtttaatacgGCGAGCTTTTGGAGTCTggttttgacgacttgtgcaaaaTGGGGCCTGGCGTGGTCGTGAATGAGTATGGTTtggccatgtcgatcaggtcttttcagttgaATAGCCACATTCTTGCTGTGTacctgggcaatgtagagctccttattGACCGTGCTTTCTTTGGCGTATcttctggagccacccactcttttctttgcttcatattgatgtacaggcatcatttctcatctcctgttacgattcggtacaaagaacgctgtttatgaccgcgtgttgctcgatggcaggCGATatactgagaagcaatttgaatcccgactttctttgtttttgtttttcgttgagctcgtgaggcaccgaAGCTCTcaattttcggtaaatcccattgcgaatcattttatgatcgcagctcattttttccgccaattcacgactggtttggcgaccgttctccttcaaaagtgatttaagacgttcttcatcgaattctgAAGGCCTTTCGTTTCGGGACGTATCATTGACATCAAAGACGCCAGTTTTGAGCTTTGCAaatcatttccgtgctgtagactcgcctatgacaccttctccatacacgtcagAAATAtaccgggctgcttcggcagctttttgacctcgatgaaaagcaaagagaaGCAGGTTTTGAAGTAGTTTTGCAGAGCAGAAAGATTTCTATGGACTGAATACTAACCCtttttacaaaatatgaaaccgctatgaacttattcccaaaCTCAAACTTCAGATTTTGTGAAAACATCGACCGTTAACATGCGCTTGAGGCGCAATATATTGAGTGTGTTAAGATTGGTCGCTTAAACTTAAATGCTTGAATAATCATAAACATTCTTAAACAAATTAATCTTACATACTTTTGGTCATTATTCACAGACAGCCGCGATTATGAACTGAAAATGCTGTATCTACAAGGTCTGAGCAATCTGCAAGTGGGCAATGTAGCCAACTACCTGGATCCCATTGTTAGAGATCCGAATGAAAATGAAGATATCAAATTTCTAGCCGCCTGGGCAACTTTATCACTAGCCACCGAACGGGCAGAACGAGTATAGTTTGCTGGTCTCACAATTATAGCATAAACTGTAGTAAAttgtttccatttttctttttgtttttacagatcTATGAAATATATTGGCCTATTTTTGAATCACGCAACGCCAGCTTGGAGTTGCGTGTCACCGCCGTTACCCTACTGCTGATTTCAAATCCTACAGCAGCACGCCTTATCAGTATTCATCGCATTATACAGAGCGAAACAGATCCGCATATGATTAACTTCTATCGCACAACCATCACGAGTATATCTGAGACGACTTATCCTTGTTACCAATATCTGTAAGTGACGAcaaagatttttttgcctttattttttttaactataattGTCGCATACATCCTTTGCTTGAAGATTAGCTAAGCTCctctccaatttgtggcgtgcatcttgatgttgttccacaaatggagtgacctacagttttatgccgccttcgaATAGCAgatgtttttttcaatagaaatgcaCCTGGAGGTTTACCATTGGCTGCCACAGGGTGGCCCCTATTAGAAAAAGGCGTTTTTATCATTTGGTGCTTTGTGCCCACATTGGGTTTTGAACCCAGATCCTCcaaaatggtagtcacgcaccaaactatTATAACTTTTGCGCGAGTTCACTGCCCAACTAGACATTTCCATCGGAATTATTTGCATATCGTAATAGCACTGTCCAACTCTCTGGTTATTCAATTCGAACAAGCGCAAATAATTACGAAAGATCGTGTTTCCAGAAtcagaaactttgccgaagattGTACAGGCGCAGAGgatctgtatttttttttttaaggttatcTTACCGAGATTACTCAGATTATCTTgtgatcttgtggtgccaaagagCCAAGATTGCCGctttttaacacatcagtgccaaagacctcaagcctgattagAGTGAAGGCCGAGCAAACGCACATAAAGGGGTACGCCGTCTCATCcccctctccacatgctggagAGAGtgtactgtctgagatgcctaccttttccatgtgcttcgcccatggGAAGTGGCAAATATTGGtacgtcatcagtccaaccagctgcccaCAGTCTCTTCtgtttaatgacaggaggatctgcgacagtcggtcggacatgacaggtaacatcagttttgtccatctgcagcctctctttcCACTTATTGTGAATCAAATCATTAATCTCGTTTGCGAATGCTATAATTTgattcaatatttaattttcctgCATTAATCTCCATCCCTCTCTATATTTATCCCTCAAACTCTCTTAGACGCCGTTTGCTTTCGTATATGCATCGACATTTGCCGCAAAAACCAGAATCACGTTATTGGGTCACTGGAAATTATATATTCGATTATCGCGATTCGAAATTCGGTATTGGCGCAATGTTACAGGTATTTTTGGTGGGCGATTCGAAATCAGATTTGCCCGTGGTTGCATATTTAAAATTCGATACAGAAGCATTGGGCAAATTTACCGGACAATTGGCGGTAAGTGTTTTGAGGGGAAATGTTTAATTCTTTTATACTCAAATTTATTGCTCTCCTCCACAGCTCTACATTAAAGCACGCGGTCTTCCCGATGCAATATTCCacaaattccttaaaaatgCTGCAACTCCATTAAAATTCGAACACATCAAGGAATTACTTCACGCAATGAAGGCGCCAATTATAGAATCGAAACCATTGCATCTTGAGTTCATTTTACAAATGGAGGGCAAAACAGTGTTGTCGTATTACTTGAATcagaaaacttttcaaaaactaaCCTATACAGATCGTAAGCATCATTTGCTAGTTGCACTGTTTCTCATTTactgattttgcatttttcagTCATTAGTCGCGTTAGCTTCATCATACGCGCCGACAGCCACATCAATATGCAGACTGTTCGCTGGCCTTTCATGAATAAGTATTCGGTACCCACTGTATTGGGCACTGCCTCGGATGTGCTACTACAAACCACGGTACTCACTTCACTGCGTGGCAACATTACACAGCATCGCACCAACGATTTAATGAAATCAGCTCTGGAGATTGATGCGCGATACTCCTCGTATGCATCGTGTCGCAGTCGCAGTTATAATCCATTCTTGAACTTGGATCATGAAATTAATCGCGAACAGGGTTTTCTCATCTATGTGCCGTTCAATACTGATCTGAATATGAATATCACTAGCAAATGTTTGCGTTACTCCTTCCAGCGTCCGGAGAATATGACAAGTGGGCTTTCCTTTAAATCACGTTCGATTACTTCGACTCGTGGTCAGATAACAAAGGCAACTCAGCCGTTCGAGGAAGTTATGTACCCGGATCGTCTTGTAGATGTGGTAAGTTGCAGTACACAATTTTAGTGGCAGAATTCATTCATATTAAGTAAAATTTCCCTACAGTTTCAATTGTTCAAATACGATACGGAGGATTTGGGCATTTCAATGTCCATCAAAACGAATCTCaacgaattaaataaatatcgcgGCATGCTGCTCAAGTCGGAATTTATGGAAAAGTGAgtttatatttgcatagtttgtttagtcattttttttttaatatcgtcTATATTATTTCGCAGCGGTTTTTCACGGAATGTGGTCATAAACTTTTTGATGTATGCCTTTGGTGTGGCGCAGTTGAGTTCTATTCATCTTGGACATGATCGAAACTTTACAATGCTTGTACAGAATGAGAAACCAACGAAGGTTAGTAACAAATGACTCGCCCCAAAGTATTTTTAGCTTTAATTGTATTTGAGCCACCAATGCCTTTAAACtgttattttcaaacttttccataattttttagaattgcCATAGCGAGAGCTACTACTACTGTAACATTTTCTAACGGATGTTttgttaagtttaaaattagaaagaaaaacgcagcatttttcaaaaaacgctGACGTTATAAAGATTGTAGACCGCCGAATGTAGTAGCCGAGTGATTTGTGCGTGTCTACTATTCGTCTCTTGATCCCTCGGCGGACATACAACTATGGGTCATTCCATTTGCTGGACAATACTAAGGCATACACCACAAATGGAAGAAACTCGTCTAAGAAAGCAAGTACGCGACAATTAGACATAGGggttatgtatgtatagtgGTTGAAGGCATTCTTTAgtcttttgtcaaaattttggaCGACATTTTGGCTTTTCAGATTAGAAATACTTCTTAGATTATTATCATATACTTACCTTTAAGAGAAATACAGCCAAGTCAAATCGATTGCCTTTGGTTGCAATTCAAAGCTCTGCGTCGCGAACCGTCTCCGCATAACCcgcaccagagaatgttaatgcaattgcATTGCCCGCAATGCCTAAATGCTCAATGCGTAAGTATGCGCTCATGCGAGCTGTCAGAAACCTACGCTAGACGACcgcaaaaaaatttcactcttTTCAAAATACGTAGTCACAATGGAACAacctctatttttttttttttttttttttttttttttttttgcggtgaggtagggtttaaaatgccttcgcacttacagtaaccgtcgtctactgcgtcgaatggtgtaaccactaaaacaatccctccccaCTCCTTCCCGGATGTTTCCTCTGCCCCGGGACTCCGGTAGTATTTCATCGTAGGCAGAGGAGATCCAAGTAGGCATTCTGTTCAGAAAGAAGCCTTTTCTACtccccctgcgtccagggtcgccaatTTTGGAGCCAGCATCACGCTATCGGCTCATCTTCTACTCAGGTAggatggatgtatgtatattgatcaTCTCTATCCATGTCAAATTTCTTGGCAAGTAGGATGCGCTCCACGTACGTGTCAATAAGTTGCCAGCTTTCTGCACTTTCGACCATTTTTTGGATGATGTTGTCTGCTTTTAAGGGGCCTAGCCTATCTTCTATTGCTTTGCGCTCTGCTGTCCACCTCtcacatttgaaaaatgtgtgaTCAGCATCGTCAATGGGTGCATCTCCGTAGATGCATTCAGCAGTTTCTGCTTTCCCTATTTTGTTGAGGTATTTATAAAAGTACCCATGTCCAGATAGCATCTTGGTGATGTAATAGTTCACCTCACCGAATTTCCTGTCATACCATTTATCTATGTTTGGTATCAGTCTCTTTGTCCATTTTCCTTTCGCCTCTGACGCCCAGCGCTCTTGCCATATTTGGAGTGTGCGTGCTCGAGCTTGTTGCCTTCTGGTATTTGTGCGGTCGCGTGTGTGGTCGTCTGTGTCATTTGTCTCGCTCTTTTTGAGGTCCCATAGTTCTTTTCGTTCCCTCGCTAGGAGATCTATGGGTATCGTACCGCTGATGATAAGTACTGCTGCTTCCGATACCGTGCGGTAAGCTGAGGCAACACGGAGGGCAGCAGTTCTTTGGGCCTTGGCAAGAATCTTCCGACGACATTCTGATTTGAGTGTGTCCGCCCATACTTCACAGCCGTATAGTAAAATGGATGTCGTTGTGTCCATGAGCAGCTTCCGCCTGCTTGCGATGGGGCCTCCGATATTAGCCATTAATCGTGATAAGTTTGTGATTATTTTGGCAGATTTTTCAGCAGCGTGTTGGATTTGTGCCCAGTAAGTCAGCTTGTTGTCAAGTCTGATGCCCAGGTAATTCACCACTTTTGAAGTCCTTATATTCTCCGTGTAGACCGGCATTATTACTTCTAGAGGTATGCGCGCCCTCGTAAGTAGAATTAGTTCCGTCTTTTCCGGAGCCAAGCTAAGGTCGTGCGAGTCGAGCCATGTCTTGATTCTTATCAGCGTCTGTGAGAGTTTCCGTCTTGCCGCGTCTAAATCGCGTGCGGTAATTACTGCTGCAACATCATCCGCATATCCTACTAGATAACACTCGTCGggcatatcgatgttgaagatgCCGTCGTAGCTGACGTTCCAGAGATCAGGGCCTAAGATTGAaccttgggccgcacctgcaGTTAGCACTTTTGTCCGTTGTCCTCTACTTGTGTCGTAAATGAGTACACGATCTTTGAGGTACTTTGTAACGGTTCTCAAGTGCGTCAATCATATCCTCCCATCTTGCGCTGTTGAAGGCGTTTCTCACGTCAATCGTGGCTAAGAGCACGATCGGTCGGGAGAAGTGATTTCTGCTCCGAGCTTTTTCTACACTCTTCACTACATCCTCAATTGCTCCGGTTGTCGCCCTGCGTTGCCTAAAACCGTGTTGCCTATCTGAGAGGCCACCCGATTTGCTTATCGCTGCTGCTATTCGTGGCTTCAGCAGTCTTTCTAACAGTTTCCCTGTCGTGTCGAGCATGCACAAGGGGCGGTACGCTGATGGGGCTTCCGTGTCTCCTTTACCTTTGCTTATGAGAACTAGCTTTTGCCTCTTCCAGATTTTTGGAAAGATTCCTTCACATAAGCAGGCCTTATACATGTTTAGCAGTACTTGCGGACGTTCGTTTGCGATGACTTTCAGCACCTCCGATGGGATTCCGTCAGGACCTGgcgctttgttatttttgagggttgctgctgctgccttcAATTCCTCTATTTAAGCTccatttgttattattattatttggtcacaacgcactgtggcctctggctccatacatatgtataactcGCTAAAACATCAAACTTCTCTTTTTTAGATCGATGGCTCGATTTGTAAACAAGATCTACTTAACACAGCCAATAAAATTGGGCAACAGTTCAGTTTAACGATGGAGCACTCGAGTAATTTAGATGTCAACGAAGCTTTGCATAGCTGGAATGTTACAATGGATGTATATTCCTCGACCAAGAATAATTGGTTTAACGTTATTGGCACTTTGGAGCGAACATCGAAAATTGACACCCGTGATTGGAAGGTGAGCTGAgaggagtttttatttttatttatttataacaattcatataataatacaatagattacagtaaaaattatataagcGACACTAGCCACGAGGCTTCCTCAGaggagtttttaaatttattatttttagataaTTTGCGGAGTGGTGGAgctttatttcaaatttcagtTTAAGTCCAACCAAATAATCGCGTACCTAAAGCACTCAATTACTTAATTGAAGACTTAACGATATAAGGAATATTTTAGATACTAAGAATTCAATAGGTTCACTAAAAGCACGCATCCACCTCGCTTTGATGCACATCATTAGAAATCTAGCGGCCTTAACGTGACTTGGCTTGGTGGAGAGAGAGGTTAGTTGCTATTGAGGAGTGCGAGGaattcaagaatgatagattaccaggtttgctctttaagtatggtgaaaaagaaaattgtgaggagaACTTCGGCGGCCACGTCACTTAGGAGATTCAGCCGAATTTttcacgatcatttcacacccACTCGTCCAACTAGCCGTTGTTCAGATAACAACAGAGCGGCATACATAAGTGgagattgtgttgattttttccgtatatcactaacacaattgcACAATCTTTTCGTATATATTCacatactcgtccaatcagtcgttgctcagacggcaacgaagtgtcattggtttatttttttcgtatatcatcaaCACGATCTCAGTTTTCTTGTAAACACATTCCAAGTGACATCGGCTCATCAGCTGATTcggtcaaattcgctcagagccgaataacggtctgctaaatagcacacctctaaaaatcttttcaccatacgAAAGCCATTATTGCATCAGCACAATCTTATAGGGATGTCAGCCATTATGCAACCGCAAAATAAGACCGTGTTACTCTCTGATGATCAATTCAGCTGGACGTCGCCGATTCGATATATCTGGATTTTCTTTAGTATAACAGTTACGGCAGCTACGTTTTCTCTACTTCTCCTGGTTGGTGGCCTAAGATCCAAAAGAGTGTTCTAACGTTAAACTTTTCCGCGGCGCAATGAATTACTTACGCATTGAAGCCATGACGCCGACCGACCTCACAATATTTTCGGTACTTCCACCGGTGCGTTATATCACTCGTCTAGGAGCATTGAATAGCTAATATATCGACTTGAATTTATTCACTCCAGTATCCACAGATAGTCCGTGAGATGGGACAATTCATACTTATGTTACTTTAAAGTTTCGACCACCGACTCAGAACCTCggcagaaatttttaatattttccaaaccTTTCTCGTTCGTTAACTTGTAATTACTGTAGGGTTGTTTTAGTACTTAAGTACAACATGGTTATGTCCCTACTTATAAACCTACAAAACTCTCTCTTAATTAATGTTCTGCCTGATGGGACATAGGGCCTCTACAAAACACTTCCAACGATCACGAGCCCTCACGATGACCTTGACTTCCTTGAAAGGTTTCCCTGCATACCTAAGTTCTTTTCACAGAGTTCTCTTCTAAGtcctacaaaactgcatataaTAATTTAACCATCGAATCTTGACTTCTCCTAATAGTGAAAATGCACTCGGTTCAgaaaacaagtgattttaaagtttattaacaCCCCGATGGGTAAAACTTCAATGAATAACAAGGTACAGTGTAAAAACATAAAGCCAATTATACATTACggataatttcaaatattttttttacttgattCTTCGCATCTTTGTACCTCCTGCCGACACCACACCCACTCCTTGCAACGCCCACCCTGCATGTGTTTAGTCATCACCACCACCGGCCTCGAGTTCCTCTTCGGCGGCTATTAACGCAACTATACCCTCTTGCAGCGTCTTAACCAACTCAAATTCAGTGAAACCCAAGCGATGTCGATTGGAAACATCCATTACACCATCCTCTATTGGGCTATTTTCACCATCAGTGCCACGTATCTGCAAATTTAGCTCATCAGCCATGGCCTGGAGTTTGTCTTCTTGTTGCGACAGCAATGGCAAGCGAATGTGCATCGATGCACGGAGCGTGGTGCCAAGATTAGTGGGGCAGGCGGTCAAGTTGCCATAGCGTGGATGGTGTGCAAATTGCAACATCTTCTCCAATTCAGATATACCAGTAACTAAGCGACTGTAAACATCACCTTAgaaattacaaagaaaaattattaactgATTGTTAAACATTTCAAACAGTAGTTTATCCTTTACCTAAATCACCACACTTAGCCATTGAGATAATACGCAAATGGTCCTCTTCATTTACCCAAATCAAAAACGTTTCAGCTGGATTGTGAAATATACCACGACCAGTTGGCCAGAAACGATAGCAGCCTGCTGTAGTCAAAAACTCGTCACCACGCTTGAAAAGTACATGACGCGCGACCATTTCATGTTGAATATCTGGCTCAAGGTCACCCATGCTATAATAAGCGCCCGTATGTTCGCCATCCAATGCCTCAACTGCCGAGCGGACCTTCTCTTCAATTTCAATATATTGATTTTCGCGTAACTTCGGAAAATACGGATACCCTTCGAGATTGCGTGCAATACGAATTCTTGCAGACAAAATATATTTGCGTTCCGGATCCAAATTTTCAATCTCATCCACATTACCCCAATCTGTATCCTTCTGCaaaatatcactctcattctcCAATTGACCATGACGGTCCCTAATGATCGGATCGAAGAGCTTAGTGAAGACATCGTAAGACTCGGCATCGGCTGCATAGACACCACACCTGGAGTTGTGATGCATTGTGCCCGATTGGATGCAATCGAACAGGTTAGCCTCGGTGGGCGGCGCAGTGGTTGTCATTAAATACTCGTCCAATATTTCACGCGTCAAATACTTACGCAGTAGTGAGTTATTGAACTCTTCATCCTCTGTGAGACTCTTAAAACCATCCTCCAACAGCTCTGCAATCTCTTCAGGAGTTTTCTTGCTGCACGCGCACAATGAGGTGTGAGTGAAATGGATGAGTATAAATAAACGGAATACACTTACATTTGGCTACGCAAACGTTCTAACTCCTGTTCAAGCCGTGCAATAGTCTTGTTGGCCTCTTCAAGATCAGACTTCATCATGTCGAATTGGTCATCATCCGGGCAAGACTCACACATGAACTTGCGCACAAAACGTATGGCATCATCCGGTTTATTCTGCTCTTCATAGAGTTTGATTAGCGCCTTACTGAGTGCGTCAATGACACCGGCGCGCTCCAGGTATTTACGATACTGCACGCGTTTAGATTCAATCTATTGAAAAAAAGACAATACGTAAAGCTTCAACGTACCTTTAGCTTCCGCAGGGGGAGGCTAACACATTACGGAACATACCGAAGTCATTATGCGTGCTGATTAATTGTTTTGGCTTAGCAAATAAAGggaagttttctttttttccaattatAACCACTAAAATAGTAGCTAAACTTGTTTACCAATGCCAGTTGAGTATTGAATTTAACTTGCGTATTAAActcgtatttaatttaattttaaatttccaaccaattcaaTTCTGACACGCTAGCGAATTACGACCGTTGCAACTTTCATACGAAGTACGGAAATTTAAGCTGCCTAAAAACCAAACTTTCACTTGTATTCGTTTTTCAAAAGATTTCAAAATCTGACGTAAATCGAAAACGTAAACCATAAACACACTACTCTATTGAT
Coding sequences within:
- the LOC129248026 gene encoding arginine kinase, translated to MTSIESKRVQYRKYLERAGVIDALSKALIKLYEEQNKPDDAIRFVRKFMCESCPDDDQFDMMKSDLEEANKTIARLEQELERLRSQIKKTPEEIAELLEDGFKSLTEDEEFNNSLLRKYLTREILDEYLMTTTAPPTEANLFDCIQSGTMHHNSRCGVYAADAESYDVFTKLFDPIIRDRHGQLENESDILQKDTDWGNVDEIENLDPERKYILSARIRIARNLEGYPYFPKLRENQYIEIEEKVRSAVEALDGEHTGAYYSMGDLEPDIQHEMVARHVLFKRGDEFLTTAGCYRFWPTGRGIFHNPAETFLIWVNEEDHLRIISMAKCGDLGDVYSRLVTGISELEKMLQFAHHPRYGNLTACPTNLGTTLRASMHIRLPLLSQQEDKLQAMADELNLQIRGTDGENSPIEDGVMDVSNRHRLGFTEFELVKTLQEGIVALIAAEEELEAGGGDD